A stretch of the Sphingosinithalassobacter tenebrarum genome encodes the following:
- a CDS encoding polysaccharide pyruvyl transferase family protein, with the protein MTTLKVLHIASHEINVGDGALNAAIQASVAAQHGGPVDFTLEDVAVFRRELSAEDVAPYDLVIVGGGGGISNGPFAARTGTPMPMGLKEYRSAKTPFAFTALGHNIFAGERLVHAEALAKLLATVREKGDQFAVRNDGSLARMQRDLGEAAAGIVEIPDPGFFVAADAERPPEASARPYALIQVAGDSINRRMPVSRVSRLVGRLRASEPVTPLNAAIADLAMHLWRQHGLDILLAPHIPHDVPICAAIMRMLYARAGKAALHRPFRVGGTPHPVHARRFFAGYANAELIVGMRGHAVICGVGLGRPTIALSSHPKVVGFMEACDLADWSVPLDAQSGPALIARSDALIGNAQPYFDRRNPATADFRRRFDDFIGAAVTRAKMCGAA; encoded by the coding sequence GTGACGACACTCAAGGTTCTTCACATCGCCTCGCACGAAATCAATGTCGGCGACGGCGCGCTGAACGCAGCGATTCAGGCGAGCGTTGCGGCACAGCATGGCGGCCCGGTCGATTTTACGCTGGAAGATGTCGCGGTGTTCCGGCGCGAACTGAGCGCCGAAGACGTCGCGCCCTATGATCTCGTCATTGTCGGCGGCGGCGGCGGGATTTCGAACGGACCGTTCGCCGCGCGAACCGGCACGCCGATGCCGATGGGCCTGAAGGAATATCGCAGCGCGAAGACGCCCTTCGCCTTCACTGCGCTGGGCCATAACATCTTTGCCGGAGAACGCCTCGTCCATGCCGAGGCACTGGCGAAGCTGCTTGCGACGGTGCGGGAAAAGGGGGACCAGTTCGCGGTTCGCAACGATGGGTCGCTGGCGCGGATGCAGCGTGATCTGGGCGAAGCGGCAGCGGGGATCGTCGAGATTCCCGATCCCGGTTTCTTCGTCGCCGCCGATGCCGAGCGTCCGCCGGAAGCGAGCGCGCGGCCCTATGCCCTGATCCAGGTTGCCGGCGATTCGATCAATCGCCGCATGCCGGTCAGCCGAGTCAGCCGCCTGGTCGGCCGGTTGCGTGCCTCCGAACCGGTTACGCCGCTCAATGCGGCCATTGCCGATCTCGCCATGCATCTCTGGCGGCAGCACGGCCTCGATATTCTGCTGGCGCCGCATATCCCCCACGATGTACCGATCTGCGCCGCGATCATGCGGATGCTCTATGCGCGTGCGGGCAAGGCGGCGCTGCATCGCCCCTTTCGGGTCGGCGGGACGCCGCATCCCGTCCATGCGCGTCGTTTCTTCGCGGGTTATGCCAATGCGGAACTGATTGTCGGGATGCGCGGTCATGCCGTGATCTGCGGCGTGGGGCTCGGCCGGCCGACGATCGCTCTTTCCAGCCATCCCAAGGTGGTCGGATTCATGGAGGCATGCGATCTCGCGGACTGGTCGGTGCCGCTCGACGCGCAATCGGGTCCGGCGCTGATCGCGCGAAGCGACGCATTGATCGGCAACGCGCAGCCTTATTTCGACCGCCGTAACCCGGCGACGGCGGATTTTCGGCGGCGGTTCGACGATTTCATCGGCGCGGCTGTCACGCGCGCCAAGATGTGCGGGGCTGCGTGA
- a CDS encoding glucosamine inositolphosphorylceramide transferase family protein produces the protein MVQVKKDFWLPVLIDAPVAEVIGRTSLDGLTVHAFPERDPLCYSADPFALPHEDGLCVFVEHFDYRTAKGVIDLIRLDDRYRIVERRTVLEESWHLSYPFIFYAEGAHWMLPEAADSGTLNLYRAARFPYGWEIAARIRLDPAPIDATPFFHEGLWWIAYAPALSPSERLSQLFFAFAERLTGPWTEHPANPVRCGADGARPGGTPITIDGRLHLPVQDCSRTYGGAVRLLRIDTLGPDRIETEIGPPLALFPEMAPHIDGCHTLAAVGDVTLMDFKRRRISLSALWQRPRRELARLIGGGQGSGA, from the coding sequence ATGGTGCAGGTGAAGAAGGATTTCTGGCTCCCCGTCCTGATCGACGCGCCGGTCGCGGAGGTGATCGGACGCACGTCGCTCGACGGACTGACGGTCCACGCTTTCCCGGAACGCGACCCGCTCTGCTATTCGGCCGATCCCTTCGCGCTGCCGCATGAGGACGGGCTGTGCGTTTTCGTCGAGCATTTCGACTATCGAACCGCGAAGGGCGTGATCGACCTGATCCGCCTCGACGACCGCTATCGCATCGTCGAGCGCCGGACTGTCCTTGAGGAAAGCTGGCACCTGTCCTACCCCTTTATATTCTATGCCGAGGGCGCGCACTGGATGCTGCCCGAGGCGGCGGATTCGGGAACCCTGAACCTCTATCGCGCGGCTCGGTTCCCCTATGGCTGGGAAATCGCGGCAAGGATCCGGCTCGATCCGGCGCCTATCGACGCGACGCCCTTTTTCCACGAGGGGCTCTGGTGGATCGCCTATGCACCCGCGCTTTCCCCTAGCGAGAGGTTGTCGCAACTCTTCTTCGCGTTCGCCGAACGGCTGACCGGACCCTGGACGGAGCACCCCGCCAATCCCGTGCGTTGCGGCGCCGACGGCGCCCGACCGGGAGGCACGCCGATCACAATCGATGGACGGTTGCATCTGCCGGTTCAGGATTGTTCGCGCACCTATGGCGGCGCAGTGCGCCTGCTGCGGATCGATACGCTCGGCCCGGACCGGATCGAGACGGAAATCGGTCCGCCACTGGCACTGTTCCCGGAAATGGCGCCCCATATCGACGGATGCCACACCCTGGCGGCGGTCGGTGATGTCACGCTGATGGACTTCAAGCGCCGGCGCATTTCGCTGTCGGCGCTGTGGCAGCGGCCGCGGCGTGAGCTGGCCCGGCTGATCGGCGGCGGCCAGGGAAGCGGAGCCTAG
- a CDS encoding ABC transporter ATP-binding protein, whose protein sequence is MTAAKRPARVAAAPEVIRNGLMVIGPDRPRLIASALLALLVGIVETGILYIIAAIAIAMSGGGAVRLGPAGMGFEVSIATACHIGLAVVVVLLALSFPLAKLLASLSSRAMVRLRGRMLRAYLSASLHYRDTHREGLLQQLIGEYAMRAENSVQQLALALVTICMFAAVLAGAIISSPVIALGMVGGLALCGALLFPIIRRMRQDATKPILTNREVVGRVAQATRTSQEISAFHVARPVIDMLARDIAIAAEAMRKLRFEGRLVPSLFQYGAIGIVLLLVLVLSGSGTGHLEGLAPLALLLVRALTYVRQLQRAMHVAREMAPYITSIEEEVSALEENAWPEGDREIADFRELRFDHVDYAYKPGERVLKDVSFAIRQGEMVGIVGPSGSGKSTLSGLILRLRSAASGTIAVDDVPLERATAESWARLSAFVPQDSHLIYGTVYQNIRFFRDGYDDETVIAAAKGAHLHDEIMRLPEGYDTLIGPGARGLSGGQRQRLAIARALLARPKLIVMDEPTSALDRNSELMVGQTLEELKGHTTIVLIAHRPATLGICDRIFRVEHGVLTETPVSQHVA, encoded by the coding sequence ATGACAGCAGCGAAACGTCCGGCACGGGTGGCCGCCGCGCCCGAAGTGATCCGCAACGGACTGATGGTGATCGGGCCCGATCGTCCGCGGCTGATCGCCTCGGCGCTGCTGGCGCTGCTTGTCGGCATCGTCGAGACCGGCATTCTCTACATCATCGCAGCGATCGCGATCGCCATGTCGGGCGGTGGCGCGGTCCGGCTCGGTCCCGCCGGCATGGGATTTGAGGTATCGATCGCCACTGCCTGTCATATCGGCTTGGCGGTTGTGGTGGTGCTGCTCGCGCTGTCCTTTCCGCTGGCGAAGCTGCTCGCCTCGCTCAGCTCGCGGGCGATGGTGCGGCTGCGCGGGCGGATGCTGCGCGCCTATCTGTCGGCCTCGCTGCACTATCGCGACACGCATCGCGAAGGGCTGCTGCAGCAGCTGATCGGCGAATATGCGATGCGTGCGGAAAATTCGGTGCAGCAGCTCGCGCTTGCACTGGTTACCATCTGCATGTTCGCGGCGGTGCTGGCCGGGGCGATCATCAGTTCGCCGGTAATCGCATTGGGCATGGTCGGCGGGCTGGCGCTCTGCGGCGCGCTGCTGTTCCCGATCATCCGCCGGATGCGGCAGGATGCGACCAAGCCGATCCTCACCAATCGCGAAGTGGTCGGGCGCGTGGCGCAGGCGACGCGCACCTCTCAGGAAATATCCGCCTTCCACGTCGCCCGCCCGGTGATCGACATGCTGGCACGCGACATCGCCATTGCCGCCGAGGCGATGCGCAAGCTGCGGTTCGAAGGCCGACTCGTCCCCAGTCTTTTTCAATATGGCGCGATCGGCATCGTCCTGTTGCTGGTGCTCGTTCTTTCCGGTTCGGGCACGGGGCATCTGGAGGGGCTGGCGCCGCTTGCACTGTTGCTGGTGCGTGCGCTGACCTATGTGCGGCAACTGCAGCGCGCGATGCATGTCGCGCGCGAAATGGCGCCCTATATCACGTCGATCGAAGAAGAAGTCAGCGCGCTTGAAGAAAATGCCTGGCCCGAGGGCGATCGCGAAATTGCCGACTTCCGCGAACTGCGCTTCGATCATGTCGATTATGCCTACAAGCCCGGCGAGCGCGTGCTGAAGGATGTGAGCTTCGCCATCCGCCAGGGCGAGATGGTGGGCATCGTCGGCCCCTCGGGCAGCGGGAAGAGCACGCTGAGCGGGCTTATCCTGCGCCTGCGCAGCGCCGCTTCGGGAACGATCGCCGTCGATGATGTGCCGCTCGAGCGCGCGACGGCGGAAAGCTGGGCGCGACTGTCGGCTTTCGTGCCGCAGGACAGCCATCTGATCTACGGCACTGTCTATCAGAATATTCGCTTCTTCCGCGACGGATATGATGACGAGACGGTGATCGCCGCCGCCAAAGGGGCGCATCTGCATGACGAGATCATGCGGCTTCCCGAAGGCTATGACACGCTGATCGGGCCGGGTGCGCGCGGGCTTTCGGGCGGTCAGCGTCAGCGTCTCGCCATTGCGCGCGCGCTGCTCGCCCGGCCGAAGTTGATCGTGATGGACGAGCCGACCAGCGCGCTCGACAGGAATTCCGAACTGATGGTCGGCCAGACGCTGGAAGAACTGAAAGGGCATACGACGATCGTGCTGATCGCGCATCGCCCGGCGACGCTCGGCATCTGCGACCGAATCTTCCGCGTCGAGCACGGCGTGCTTACCGAAACTCCGGTGTCGCAGCATGTCGCCTGA
- a CDS encoding glycosyltransferase family 4 protein translates to MESFRDLSRLKKDGLDLVWFQYSNLPDLFFIPHIRSLGLPLLVTPHLGRASRTQRYGLFRAFSKKILEQADGFAMLYPDHDREVALPEKIPQRAIRTFLPGSILETDLPQPTHGQVLRLMHASRLSEQKGSFRFLDLCAELKRREIPFSARLVGRGDSGVLRRLNRQIENDALEDCVTFEGWQSEDAIASLLRESDVLVHLSTLDTFPLIVLEALASGVVPIVYDIPGVVSMLSGKTGKILRATDPVTRAADWLEEQSPVALRTAGLKSAQAVRRDYAWETCVRILSSQFDATLATAAMHRPA, encoded by the coding sequence GTGGAGAGCTTTCGCGATCTTTCGCGGCTCAAGAAGGACGGTCTCGATCTGGTCTGGTTCCAGTACAGCAACCTGCCCGACCTGTTCTTCATCCCGCATATCCGGTCGCTTGGTTTGCCGCTGCTCGTCACGCCGCATCTGGGGCGGGCGAGCCGTACGCAACGCTATGGACTCTTCCGGGCGTTTTCGAAGAAGATACTGGAGCAGGCCGACGGTTTTGCCATGCTCTATCCCGACCATGACCGCGAAGTCGCATTGCCCGAAAAGATTCCGCAGCGCGCAATTCGCACCTTCCTCCCCGGCAGCATCCTCGAGACGGATCTCCCGCAGCCAACCCACGGCCAGGTCCTGCGCCTGATGCATGCCAGCCGCCTGTCGGAGCAGAAGGGAAGCTTCCGGTTTCTTGACCTTTGCGCCGAATTGAAACGGCGGGAAATACCCTTCTCCGCGCGGCTCGTCGGACGCGGCGATTCCGGGGTTCTTCGCCGGCTGAACAGGCAAATCGAAAATGATGCGCTGGAAGACTGCGTGACGTTCGAGGGATGGCAGTCCGAAGACGCGATCGCATCGCTGCTGCGAGAGAGCGACGTTCTCGTTCATCTCTCGACGCTCGACACCTTCCCGCTGATCGTTCTCGAAGCGCTCGCTTCGGGCGTCGTCCCCATCGTCTATGATATTCCCGGGGTCGTCTCGATGCTCTCGGGAAAGACCGGCAAGATCCTGCGCGCCACCGATCCGGTGACCAGAGCGGCGGATTGGCTGGAGGAACAGTCGCCGGTCGCACTCCGCACCGCCGGACTGAAGTCGGCCCAGGCCGTGCGCCGGGACTATGCCTGGGAAACCTGCGTGCGCATCCTGAGCAGCCAGTTCGACGCGACGCTGGCGACCGCGGCGATGCACCGACCCGCCTGA
- a CDS encoding surface carbohydrate biosynthesis protein, with protein MKTTPARPLAFLPVITKARELDARVLLAIKLVDRGFRVVLGSNSYVNYRAFYARNGVYFSPLLVPAVERRFHALRARGHRIIAWDEEGLVYPDPDWYFANRVSGASARLADALIGWGRIPADDLAATLPEDAPPIHPLGNGRIDLLRPPYRALYDAEGAQLRKRFGRYVLVNTNFDMVNHADGPGGFRRRMLESGRISGPRDEAKFADWAVFRQAMYDAFLEGIPRLHDALSDVALVLRPHPSESPEPYRALAARLPRLMVEPPKGPVLPWIVGAEAIVHNSCTTAVEAFLLDVPSVAYQPDDVAAAMDSPLPNLLSRVGADWDAVANLLRGILETGGKDWMAPRQWEQAVAHIGGLEGDASVDALADLAARMVQGGGAPELNGPGFVRRVRREIGIAARRFGFLDGKVQDDKRRFGGLDRDELRDLVARLRIAGDATIAVDQIDPDVFLLEAAQ; from the coding sequence ATGAAGACCACCCCGGCAAGGCCGCTTGCCTTTCTGCCCGTCATCACCAAGGCGCGCGAGCTCGACGCGCGCGTGCTGCTGGCGATCAAGCTGGTCGACAGGGGCTTTCGCGTCGTGCTGGGCAGCAACAGCTACGTCAATTATCGCGCTTTCTATGCGCGCAACGGCGTCTATTTCAGCCCGCTGCTGGTGCCGGCGGTGGAAAGGCGGTTTCATGCGTTGCGCGCGCGCGGCCACCGGATCATCGCCTGGGACGAGGAAGGGTTGGTCTATCCCGATCCCGACTGGTATTTCGCCAATCGCGTCAGCGGCGCATCGGCGCGTCTTGCCGATGCGCTGATCGGCTGGGGGCGTATCCCGGCCGACGACCTGGCTGCGACGCTGCCCGAGGACGCGCCACCGATCCATCCGCTGGGAAATGGGCGTATCGATCTGCTGCGCCCGCCCTATCGGGCGCTATACGATGCCGAGGGCGCGCAGTTGCGCAAACGCTTCGGCCGCTATGTGCTGGTGAACACGAATTTCGACATGGTGAACCATGCCGACGGCCCGGGCGGGTTTCGCCGCCGCATGCTCGAAAGCGGCCGCATCTCGGGCCCGCGCGACGAAGCGAAATTCGCCGACTGGGCGGTGTTTCGTCAGGCGATGTACGATGCCTTTCTGGAGGGGATACCGCGCCTTCACGATGCGCTGAGCGATGTGGCGCTGGTGCTGCGCCCGCATCCGAGCGAAAGCCCGGAGCCGTATCGCGCGCTGGCCGCGCGGCTGCCCCGGCTGATGGTGGAGCCGCCCAAGGGGCCGGTGCTGCCCTGGATCGTCGGCGCAGAAGCCATCGTCCACAACAGCTGCACCACCGCGGTCGAGGCGTTTCTGCTCGACGTGCCGTCGGTCGCCTATCAGCCCGATGATGTGGCCGCGGCAATGGATTCGCCGCTTCCCAATCTGCTCAGCCGGGTCGGTGCCGACTGGGATGCGGTCGCCAATCTGCTGCGCGGCATTCTGGAAACCGGTGGGAAGGACTGGATGGCGCCGCGGCAATGGGAACAGGCCGTGGCGCATATCGGCGGACTGGAAGGCGATGCCTCGGTCGATGCGCTTGCCGATCTTGCGGCGCGAATGGTGCAGGGTGGCGGCGCGCCCGAACTGAACGGTCCGGGTTTCGTGCGGCGCGTGCGCCGCGAAATCGGCATTGCAGCGCGGCGTTTCGGCTTTCTCGACGGCAAGGTTCAGGACGACAAGCGTCGTTTCGGCGGACTCGATCGCGACGAGCTGCGCGATCTGGTCGCGCGGTTGCGGATTGCGGGCGATGCGACGATCGCCGTCGATCAGATCGACCCCGATGTATTCCTGCTGGAGGCGGCGCAGTGA